The following is a genomic window from Geminicoccus roseus DSM 18922.
CAAGCCGGCCGAGGTCGTGCGCGATCCCGCGGTGATCGAGGCCTATCTGGGAGAGGAGTTCGTCCATGCTGCGGCTTGAGAACGTCTCCGCCGGCTATGGCCGGGTGACCATCCTGCACGACATCTCGATCGAGGTCGGCCAGGGCGAGGTGGTGACCATCGTGGGCGCCAACGGTGCCGGCAAGACCACCACCCTGCGCACCATCGCCGGACTGGTCCGGCCCACTGCCGGGCGGATCACGTTCGACGGCCAGGAAATCGGCCGCCTGCCCGCCCATGAGGTCGTCGACCTCGGCATCACGCTCATCCCCGAAGGCCGCCAGCTCTTCCCGTTCATGACCGTGCGCGAGAACCTGCTGATGGGCGCATACACGCCGCGCGCCCGGGCAGAGGCGGAGGAAACCCTGGCCTTCACCTTCAGCCTGTTCCCGCGCGTGCAGGAAAAGCTCGGCCAGATGGCCGGGTCGCTTTCCGGCGGCGAGCAGCAGATGGTCGCGATCGCCCGCGGCCTGATGGCCAAGCCGAAGCTGCTCCTGTTCGACGAGCCGTCCCTGGGCCTGGCCCCGATCATCGTGAAGCAGGTCTTCCAGACCATCGACAAGATCGTCGCCACCGGCGTGACCGTGCTGATCGTGGAGCAGAACGTGTTCCACACGCTGAGCATCGCCGATCGCGGCTACGTGCTGGAGAACGGCGAGATCACCATGACCGATACCGGCGCCGCACTCCTGAAGAACGACCATGTGCGCCGGGCCTATCTTGGAATCTGAGGGACGACGATGAGCGCAGACTTGAGCAACCGCCCGAGCCACCGGGACCGCATCGTCCTGGTCACCGGGGCCGGCCAGGGCATCGGCGCCGCGATCGCCGAGGGGTTCGGCCGCCGCGCCGCCAGGGTCGCGGTGACCGATGTCGACCTGTCCCGCGCCGAGGCGGTCGCCGCCCGGATCCGCGATGCCGGCGGTCGGGCAGCGGCGGCCGCCTTCGACGTCGCCGACTATGACGCCCTGAGCCAGGCTGCGGGCCGGCTGCAGGACGAGCTGGGCGGCGCGTTCGACACGGTCATCAACAATGCCGGCATCTCGCCCAAGCACAAGGGCAAGGCCCATCTGGTCTACGAGATGTCGCCCGACGAATGGCGCCGGGTGGTCGACGTCAACCTGACCGGCTGCTTCAACACGACCCGCCTGCTCAGCCCTGCCATGAAGGACAAGGGCTTCGGCGTGCTGATCCACATGTCGTCGGTGGCGGGCAAGACCTACTCCAACGTCGTCGGCGCCCACTACGCCGCCACCAAGGCCGCGCTGATCGGCTTCACCAAGCACACCGCCGCCGAGCTCGGCCCATTCGGCATCCGGGTCAACGCGCTGGCGCCCGGCCGGATCGACACGCCCCTGATCCGCACCGTGCCGGACGAGATCAACCGGGTGCAGATCGAGATGACCGCGCTGCGCCGGCTGGGCCGGCCCGACGAGGTCGCCGACCTCGCCCTCTACCTGACCTCCGACGAGGCCAGCTTCATCACCGGCCAGGTCTGCGACGTGGCCGGCGGGCTCCTGATGACCTGATGGCAACGAGCAGGAACGACCAGTCCATGTCCACCGAGGCAGCCCGTCCGGGCCACTCCATCGCCAACATGTCGGGCGCCCATGTCTTCGCCGCGGCGCTCAAGCGCCACGGCGTCGAGGTGATCTTCGGCCAGAGCATCCCCTCCGCCCTGTTCCTGGTGGCGCCGGAGTTCGGCATCCGCCAGATCGGCTACCGCACCGAGAACGCCGGCGCCGCCATGGCCGACGCGTTCGCGCGCGTCTCCCACCAGGTCCCGGTGGTCACCGCCCAGAACGGCCCCGCCGCGACCCTGCTGGTCCCGGGCCTGGCCGAGGCCTTCAAGGCCTCGATCCCCATGGTCGCGATCGTCCAGGACGTGCACCGCCAGCAGACCGACAAGAACGCCTTTCAGGAACTGGACCATCTCGACCTGTTCAAGGGCGTCGCCAAGTGGATCCGCCGGGTCGCCGAGGTCGACCGGATCGACGACTATGTCGACATGGCGTTCGCCGCCGCGGCTTCCGGCCGTCCCGGCCCGGCCGTGCTGATCGCGCCGGTGGACCTGTTCACCGACCGGCCAAAGTCCGGTTCGGGCCGGCGTGTCGCGTCGTTGGGCAGCTACCCGCTCGACCGGACCGTGGCCGATCCTGATGCGGTCGCCCGGGCCGCCGATCTCCTGGCTTCCGCCCGCGCACCCCTGGTGATCGCCGGCGGCGGCGTGCATCTTTCCGATGCCAGCGCCGAGCTTGCCGCCCTGCAGGAGCTGGGCTTCCCGGTCGCCACCACCGCCATGGGCAAGGGCTCTGTCGACGAGACCCACCCGCTCTCGGTGGGCGTGGTCGGCTACTTCATGGGCACCCGCAGCCGCACCCGGCACCTGCGCCCGCTGGTCGAGCAGGCCGACGTGATCCTGCTGGTCGGCAACCGCACCAACCAGAACGGCACCGACAGCTGGCAGCTCTATCCGAAGGACGCGCGCTACATCCACCTGGATGTCGACGGCCAGGAGGTCGGCCGCAACTACGAGGCTGAGCGCCTGGTCGGCGATGCGAAGCTGACCCTGCAAGCTCTTTCCAAGGAGTTGCAGGGCCGTGATCTCGCTGGCCGCGACGCCGCCCGTCCTGCCCTGCAGCAACGGATCCAGGAGGCGCGCGACGCCTGGGATACGGAGGTCACCGGCACCCTCGACCTGGATGCGTCGCCGGTGCGCCCGGAACGGTTGATGCGCGACCTGGACAGCGTGCTGACCCCCGACACGATCGTGGTCGCCGACGCCAGCTACGCCTCGATCTGGATCTCCAACTACCTGGTGGCGCGCAAGGCCGGCGCCCGGTTCATCACGCCCCGCGGCATCGCCGGCCTCGGCTGGGGCCTGCCGTTCGCGCTGGGGGCCAAGATCGCGCGGCCGGAGGCGCCGGTGGTGTGCCTGACCGGGGATGGCGGCTTCGCCCATGTCTGGTCGGAACTGGAGACCTCGCGCCGCATGGGGCTGCCGGTCGTGCTGGTGGTCCTGAACAACCAGATCCTCGGCTACCAGAAGCATGCCGAGAAGGTGCTGTTCGACGGCTACAGCGACGTCTGCGACTTCCAGGCGGTCGACCATGCCGCCATCGCCCGCGCCTGCGGCTGCCAGGGCGTGCGGATCGAGCAGGCCGCCGACTTCCTGCCGGCCCTGAAGACCGCGCTTTCCGCATCCGCCACCACCGTGATCGACGTGGTGACCGACCAGAAGGCCTTCCCGCCGATCACCATGTTCGAAGCGAACCAGCGGCTGGATTACTGACCCGCCGCGCCTGGAGGCTGACCATGACCGCCAAGCTGTTGAACGCCAGGCTGCTGACCGGGGCCGCCCTCGCGACCAGCCTGTTTCTCGCCCAGCCGGCGCTGGCCGAGGTCGAGTTCGGTGCCCTCTATCCCTTCAGCGGCGAACTCGCCCTTCTGGGCGAGGAAAGCTTCCGCGGCCTGGAGCTGGCGGTGGAGGAGATGAACGCAAAGGGCGGCGTCCA
Proteins encoded in this region:
- a CDS encoding ABC transporter ATP-binding protein, which gives rise to MLRLENVSAGYGRVTILHDISIEVGQGEVVTIVGANGAGKTTTLRTIAGLVRPTAGRITFDGQEIGRLPAHEVVDLGITLIPEGRQLFPFMTVRENLLMGAYTPRARAEAEETLAFTFSLFPRVQEKLGQMAGSLSGGEQQMVAIARGLMAKPKLLLFDEPSLGLAPIIVKQVFQTIDKIVATGVTVLIVEQNVFHTLSIADRGYVLENGEITMTDTGAALLKNDHVRRAYLGI
- the fabG gene encoding 3-oxoacyl-ACP reductase FabG is translated as MSADLSNRPSHRDRIVLVTGAGQGIGAAIAEGFGRRAARVAVTDVDLSRAEAVAARIRDAGGRAAAAAFDVADYDALSQAAGRLQDELGGAFDTVINNAGISPKHKGKAHLVYEMSPDEWRRVVDVNLTGCFNTTRLLSPAMKDKGFGVLIHMSSVAGKTYSNVVGAHYAATKAALIGFTKHTAAELGPFGIRVNALAPGRIDTPLIRTVPDEINRVQIEMTALRRLGRPDEVADLALYLTSDEASFITGQVCDVAGGLLMT
- a CDS encoding acetolactate synthase catalytic subunit, which produces MSTEAARPGHSIANMSGAHVFAAALKRHGVEVIFGQSIPSALFLVAPEFGIRQIGYRTENAGAAMADAFARVSHQVPVVTAQNGPAATLLVPGLAEAFKASIPMVAIVQDVHRQQTDKNAFQELDHLDLFKGVAKWIRRVAEVDRIDDYVDMAFAAAASGRPGPAVLIAPVDLFTDRPKSGSGRRVASLGSYPLDRTVADPDAVARAADLLASARAPLVIAGGGVHLSDASAELAALQELGFPVATTAMGKGSVDETHPLSVGVVGYFMGTRSRTRHLRPLVEQADVILLVGNRTNQNGTDSWQLYPKDARYIHLDVDGQEVGRNYEAERLVGDAKLTLQALSKELQGRDLAGRDAARPALQQRIQEARDAWDTEVTGTLDLDASPVRPERLMRDLDSVLTPDTIVVADASYASIWISNYLVARKAGARFITPRGIAGLGWGLPFALGAKIARPEAPVVCLTGDGGFAHVWSELETSRRMGLPVVLVVLNNQILGYQKHAEKVLFDGYSDVCDFQAVDHAAIARACGCQGVRIEQAADFLPALKTALSASATTVIDVVTDQKAFPPITMFEANQRLDY